The following are encoded together in the Gouania willdenowi chromosome 14, fGouWil2.1, whole genome shotgun sequence genome:
- the taf1 gene encoding transcription initiation factor TFIID subunit 1 isoform X1: protein MSDSDSDEDQDRPFSITGFLFGNINEDGQLEDDSVLDNESKKHLAGLGTLGLSSLITEITANEDEDKEEQKDSSSVDAEGWVKSTDDAVDYSDISEVAEDETKKYRQAMGSLQPVRKTDDEDDYDADCEDIDSKLMPPPPPPTIFTSVKKDEPSSQTPSVAEDGDGIILPSIIAPSSAADKVDFSSSSDSESETERPGPGSVSGGAPDSLTLPLAGIMQKDAAKALPGVTELFPEFRPGRVLRFLRLFGPGKNMPSVWRSARRKKKRKHRDPQPGTPPPEGEPPEQNQEKKSGWVYEFAPPPPPEQCLSDDEITMMAPVESKFSQTCSDVDKETESRPKVAEWRYGPAQLWYDILGVPEDGRAFSYGFKLKETPSAKDEQQNHQEVIEGSPEVQMQDDNNNDHDVDNDDDGEGAQKDKKALENELFLMVTQLQWEDDIIWNGEDIKHKGTKTQRASLAGWLPSSMTRNANAYNAQQGLTRSNSQLVPPTPMPITKVSSLSSSKREKSSHDHHASQEDDCLWYSIFPIDNEELVYGRWEDNIIWDDQEMDHMLTPPVLTLDPNDENIILEIPDEKEELASHSPSKENKKETAIKKSRILLGKTGVIKDEPQQNMSQPEVKDPWNLSNDEFYYPKQQGLRGTFGGNIIQHSIPALELRQPFFPTHMGSMKLRLFHRPALKKYSFGALSQPGPHAVQPLLKHIKKKAKMREQERQASGGGDMFFMRTPHDLTGKDGDLILAEYSEEYPPLVLQVGMATKIKNYYKRKPGKDPGAPDCKYGETVYCHTSPFLGSLHPGQLLQAFENNLFRAPIYLHKMPETDFLVLRTRHGYYIRELVDIVVVGQECPLFEVPGPNSKRANTHIRDFLQVFIYRLFWKSKDRPRRIRMEDIKKAFPSHSESSIRKRLKLCADFKRTGMDSNWWVLKPDFRLPTEEEIRAMVSPEQCCAYYSMLVAEQRLKDAGYGEKSFFAPEEENEEDFQMKIDDEVRTAPWNTTRAFISAMKGKCLLEVTGVADPTGCGEGFSYVKVPNKPTQQKDDKEPQPVKKTVTGTDADLRRLSLKNAKQLLRKFGVPEEEIKKLSRWEVIDVVRTMSTEQARSGEGPMSKFARGSRFSVAEHQERYKEECQRIFDLQNKVLESTEVLSTDTDSSSAEDSDFEEMGKNIENMLQNKKTSSQLSREREEQERKELQRMLMGEESDRDNKGRKERRKGLSSSLSTGSHKDDDTSSVTSLNSSATGRRRLKIYRTFKDEDGKEYVRCETVRKAAVIDAYTRIRTTKDDDFIKKFALFDEQHREEMRKERRRIQEQLRRLKRNQEKDKFKGPPEKKAKKMKERPDLKVKLKCGACGAIGHMRTNKFCPLYYQTNAPPSNPVAMTEEQEEELEKTVIHNDNEELIKVEGTKIVLGKQLIESADEVRRKSLVLKFPKQQLPQKKKRRVGSAVHCDYLNKPHKAIHRRRTDPMVTLSSVLESIINDMRDHPNTYPFHTPVNAKVVKDYYKIITRPMDLQTLRENVRKRMYPSREEFREAVEVIVKNSATYNGAKHPITQVAQSMLDLCDLKLKEKEDRLVRLEKAINPLLDDDDQVAFSFILDNIVTQKMMVVPDSWPFHHPVNKKFVPDYYKVIVCPMDLESVRKNISKHKYQNRDVFLSDVSLIHANSIKYNGADSPYTKTALEIVNVCKQTLAEYDEHLTQLEKDICTAKEAALDAADLECLDPMTPGPYTPQPADLFDSGASGSQPIREPSCLFSEGPLVVTAEKRGGGGQGRHRRLGEEESDVDIEGFEDDDDGKPKTPAPAEDAGDLEDEDDDEEMLLPPRRRTLGRDEEDDEDDYREDGRSGRPAQASVLYQDLLMSDGEDDASEEEGDNPFSSIQLSESGSDSDRELDVRPAPPRRAQDTARMGMEQDESMMSYDGDGADAHMEDSNVSYGSFEETESRSHLQPSSMGHVDEYSLSEEEEEDEEDEARRRGPAVLSQVQLSEDEESEEFRSIGGDSDMDSEA, encoded by the exons ATGTCGGACTCAGACAGTGATGAAGACCAAGATCGTCCATTTTCCATCACTGGTTTCCTCTTTGGAAACATTAATGAAGATGGACAGTTAGAGGACGACAGCGTTCTAGACAAC GAGTCTAAAAAGCACTTGGCTGGTTTGGGAACGTTGGGCCTGAGTTCACTCATCACAGAGATCACTGCCAATGAAGACGAAGACAAGGAGGAGCAGAAAGACTCCAGCAGCGTGGATGCAGAGG GTTGGGTGAAAAGCACGGACGATGCAGTCGATTACTCCGACATCAGCGAAGTCGCTGAGGATGAAACAAAGAAATATCGTCAAGCGATGGGAAGCCTGCAGCCTGTCAGGAAAACag ACGATGAGGATGATTATGATGCTGATTGTGAGGACATCGACTCTAAGCTCAtgcctcctcctccacctccaacTATTTTTACGTCTGTCAAGAAAGACGAGCCGTCCTCTCAGACCCCCAGTG TTGCAGAAGACGGAGACGGCATCATCCTTCCGTCCATCATCGCGCCGTCATCAGCTGCCGACAAAGTGGACTTCAGCAGCTCCtcagactctgagtcagaaacAGAACGACCCGGCCCGGGGTCAGTGAGCGGAGGGGCCCCGGACAGCCTGACCCTCCCATTGGCTGGAATCATGCAGAAAGACGCTGCTAAAGCACTGCCGGGCGTTACTGAGCTATTCCCAGAGTTCAGGCCTGGAAGG GTGCTGAGGTTCCTGCGTCTGTTTGGTCCTGGAAAGAACATGCCCTCGGTTTGGAGAAGTGCTCGCAGGAAGAAGAAACGTAAACACAGAGACCCTCAGCCTGGAACGCCCCCCCCAGAGGGAGAGCCCCCCGAACAGAACCAGGAGAAGAAGTCTGGCTGGGTTTATGAGTTtgctccgccccctcctcctGAGCAGTGTCTCTCTGATGACGAG ATCACCATGATGGCTCCAGTGGAATCCAAGTTCTCACAAACGTGCAGCGATGTCGACAAAGAAACGGAGTCTCGACCCAAAGTGGCGGAGTGGAGGTACGGTCCCGCTCAGCTGTGGTACGACATCCTGGGCGTCCCCGAGGACGGACGCGCCTTCAGCTACGGCTTCAAACTGAAGGAGACGCCGTCTGCTAAGGATGAGCAGCAGAACCATCAAGAAGTGATTGAAGGTTCTCCAGAG GTCCAGATGCAGGACGACAACAACAATGACCATGATGTtgacaatgatgatgatggtgaaggTGCGCAGAAGGACAAGAAGGCGTTGGAGAACGAGCTCTTCCTGATGGTGACTCAACTGCAGTGGGAGGACGACATCATCTGGAATGGAGAGGACATCAAACACAAAGGCACTAAGACCCAGAGAGCCAGCCTGGCAGGGTGGCTGCCATCCAGCATGACACGCAACGCCAACGCCTACAACGCACAGCAGG GGCTGACGAGAAGCAACTCCCAGTTGGTGCCACCGACGCCGATGCCCATCACCAAAGTATCCTCGCTCTCCAGCTCTAAGAGGGAGAAGAGCAGCCATGATCACCACG CATCACAAGAGGACGATTGTCTCTGGTATTCAATCTTTCCCATCGATAACGAAGAGTTGGTGTACGGACGCTGGGAGGACAACATCATCTGGGACGACCAGGAGATGGATCACATGCTCACACCTCCGGTCCTCACGCTGGATCCCAATGATGAGAACATCATTCTTG AAATTCCCGATGAAAAGGAAGAGTTGGCCTCCCACTCCCCgtccaaagaaaacaaaaaggaaacgGCGATCAAGAAGAGCCGCATCCTGCTGGGGAAGACCGGGGTGATAAAAGATGAGCCACAGCAG AACATGTCCCAGCCTGAGGTGAAAGATCCCTGGAACCTTTCCAACGATGAGTTCTACTACCCCAAGCAGCAGGGCTTAAGGGGAACCTTTGGTGGCAACATCATCCAG CACTCCATCCCAGCTCTGGAGCTCAGGCAGCCCTTCTTCCCCACCCACATGGGATCTATGAAGCTCCGCCTCTTCCACCGCCCGGCGCTGAAGAAGTATTCATTCGGAGCGTTATCGCAGCCTGGACCTCACGCCGTGCAGCCGCTGCTCAAACACATCAAGAAGAAGGCCAAG atGAGGGAACAAGAACGCCAGGCGTCTGGAGGAGGAGATATGTTTTTTATGAGAACACCACACGACCTGACGGGTAAAGACGGGGATCTGATCCTGGCAGAGTACAGTGAGGAGTATCCCCCACTGGTCCTGCAGGTTGGCATGGCAACGAAGAtcaaaaactactacaaaagg AAACCTGGAAAAGATCCTGGAGCCCCCGACTGTAAATATGGGGAGACCGTTTACTGCCACACGTCCCCCTTCTTGGGTTCTCTGCACCCCGGGCAGCTGCTTCAG gcTTTTGAAAACAACCTTTTCCGTGCACCCATCTACCTGCACAAAATGCCAGAGACGGACTTCCTAGTTCTGCGAACACGTCACGGCTACTACATCAGAGAGCTCGTGGACATTGTTGTCGTTGGTCAGGAGTGTCCCTTGTTCGAAGTTCCAGGACCGAACTCCAAACGAGCCAACACTCACATCCGAGACTTCCTGCAG GTCTTCATTTACCGTCTGTTCTGGAAAAGCAAAGATCGACCTCGCAGAATCCGCATGGAGGACATCAAGAAAGCTTTCCCTTCACATTCAGAGAGTAGCATCAGGAAGCGGCTCAAACTCTGCGCTGACTTTAAACGCACAG GTATGGACTCAAACTGGTGGGTCCTAAAGCCTGACTTCAGGCTCCCCACTGAGGAGGAGATCAGAGCCATGGTTTCCCCAGAGCAGTGCTGCGCCTACTACAGCATGCTGGTGGCAGAACAGAGGCTCAAG GATGCTGGATACGGTGAGAAATCCTTCTTTGCTCCAGAGGAGGAGAACGAAGAAGACTTTCAGATGAAGATTGATGATGAG GTTCGGACGGCACCGTGGAACACAACGCGAGCTTTCATTTCCGCCATGAAAGGAAAGTGTCTGTTGGAGGTGACGGGCGTGGCCGACCCTACGGGTTGTGGAGAAGGATTCTCGTATGTGAAAGTCCCAAACAAACCCACCCAGCAGAAG GACGATAAAGAGCCGCAGCCCGTGAAGAAGACTGTGACAGGGACGGACGCTGACCTGAGGAGGCTCTCACTGAAGAACGCAAAGCAGCTGTTACGCAAGTTTGGTGTTCCTGAGGAGGAG ATCAAGAAGTTGTCCCGCTGGGAGGTGATTGATGTGGTGAGAACCATGTCTACAGAGCAGGCGCGCTCAGGAGAAGGACCCATGAGCAAGTTCGCCCGGGGTTCACGTTTCTCTGTCGCTGAACATCAGGAGCGTTACAAGGAGGAATGTCAGAGGATCTTTGACCTGCAGAACAA GGTCCTGGAGTCCACCGAGGTTCTGTCCACGGACACAGACAGCAGCTCAGCAGAGGACAGTGACTTCGAGGAGATGGGGAAGAACATTGAGAACATGCTGCAGAACAAGAAGACCAGCTCCCAGCTGTCCCGTGAGAGGGAGGAGCAGGAGAGGAAGGAGCTGCAGAGGATGCTGATGGGCGAGGAAAGTGACCGCGACAACAAGGGGCGCAAGGAGCGCCGCAAAGGCTTGT CCAGCTCCTTATCCACCGGCTCACACAAAGACGACGACACGTCCTCCGTCACCAGCCTGAACTCCTCGGCCACAGGACGCCGACGGCTTAAGATCTATCGCACCTTCAAGGACGAGGACGGCAAAGAGTATGTCCGCTGTGAGACGGTGCGCAAAGCGGCCGTGATCGACGCCTACACCAGGATCCGAACCACCAAGGACGATGATTTCAT AAAGAAGTTTGCGTTGTTTGATGAGCAGCACAGGGAGGAGATGAGGAAAGAACGGCGACGAATCCAAGAGCAGCTCAGGAGGCTGAAGAGGAACCAGGAGAAAGACAAGTTCAAAGGACCTCCAGAGAAGAAGGCCAAGAAGATGAAAGAGAGGCCAGACCTCAAGGTAAAA CTGAAGTGTGGAGCGTGTGGAGCCATCGGACACATGAGGACCAATAAGTTCTGCCCTCTGTATTACCAAACCAACGCCCCGCCCTCTAACCCGGTCGCCATGACAGAAGAGCAGGAAGAAGAGCTGGAAAAGACCGTCATCCACAACGACAACGAGGAGCTGATCAAAGTGGAGGGAACCAAGATTGTTCTGGGCAAACAGCTGATAGAAAG CGCTGACGAGGTGCGGCGGAAGTCTCTCGTGCTGAAATTCCCCAAGCAGCAGctaccacagaagaagaagagacgCGTGGGCAGCGCCGTCCACTGCGACTACCTGAAC AAGCCACACAAAGCCATCCATCGGCGCCGCACCGACCCCATGGTGACACTGTCCTCGGTCCTGGAGAGCATCATCAACGACATGCGGGACCACCCTAAC ACGTACCCGTTCCACACGCCCGTCAACGCCAAGGTGGTGAAGGACTACTACAAGATCATCACGCGGCCCATGGACCTGCAGACGCTGCGGGAGAACGTTCGCAAGCGTATGTACCCGTCCCGGGAGGAGTTCAGGGAAGCAGTGGAGGTCATTGTGAAAAACAGCGCCACCTACAACG GAGCCAAACATCCCATCACACAAGTGGCTCAGTCCATGCTGGATCTGTGTGACCTTAAACTGAAAGAG aaaGAGGACCGACTGGTGAGGCTGGAGAAGGCCATTAACCCCCTGTTGGATGACGACGATCAGGTGGCCTTCTCCTTCATCCTGGACAACATCGTGACCCAGAAAATGATGGTGGTACCAGAC TCGTGGCCATTTCACCATCCCGTCAACAAGAAGTTTGTGCCTGATTATTACAAGGTCATTGTGTGCCCTATGGACCTGGAGTCGGTCCGCAAG aacatCTCCAAACACAAGTACCAGAACAGAGACGTGTTCCTCTCAGACGTTAGCCTCATCCACGCTAACAGCATCAAGTACAACG GCGCCGACAGTCCCTACACCAAGACGGCGCTAGAGATTGTCAACGTGTGCAAGCAGACATTAGCAGAG tacGATGAACACCTGACTCAGCTGGAGAAGGACATCTGCACGGCTAAAGAAGCTGCTCTGGACGCCGCTGACCTGGAGTGTCTGGACCCCATGACCCCTGGGCCCTACACGCCTCAG cctgcTGATCTGTTTGACAGCGGGGCTTCAGGgagtcagccaatcagagagcccAGCTGCCTTTTCTCTGAGGGACCTCTAGTGGTTACTGCAGAGAAGAGAGGCGGGGGCGGCCAG GGACGCCACCGACGCCTGGGGGAGGAGGAGTCAGACGTGGACATCGAAGGGTTCGAGGACGATGACGACGGGAAACCAAAAACTCCTGCTCCG GCTGAGGATGCAGGAGACCTGGAGGATGAAGACGACGATGAGGAGATGCTGCTGCCGCCTCGCAGACGCACGCTGGGTCGTGACGAAGAGGACGATGAAGACGACTACAGGGAGGACGGACGGTCGGGGCGTCCGGCCCAGGCCAGCGTCCTGTACCAGGACCTGCTCATGTCCGACGGAGAGGATGACGCTAGTGAGGAAGAGGGGGACAACCCCTTCTCCT CGATCCAACTGTCGGAGAGCGGCAGCGACTCGGACCGTGAGCTGGACGTGAGGCCGGCGCCGCCGCGCAGAGCCCAGGACACGGCCCGTATGGGCATGGAGCAAGACGAGAGCATGATGTCATACGACGGGGATGGAGCCGACGCCCACATGGAGGACAGCAACGTCAG CTACGGCAGCTTCGAGGAGACGGAGAGTCGGAGCCACCTGCAGCCGTCCAGCATGGGCCACGTGGACGAGTACAGCctgagtgaggaagaggaggaggatgaagaggacGAGGCTCGTCGCAGAGGTCCAGCCGTCCTCTCTCAGGTTCAGCTCAGCGAGGACGAGGAGAGCGAGGAGTTCAGGTCCATCGGAGGAGACAGCGACATGGACTCAGAGGCttag